The following proteins come from a genomic window of Xiphophorus couchianus chromosome 19, X_couchianus-1.0, whole genome shotgun sequence:
- the nkx2.9 gene encoding NK2 transcription factor related, locus 9, protein MTGAPSRFSFSVRSILDLPEQDAEAAPRSSSVYSSCSSSSPYTCWVECDRSPCMSSDEGSFEPSPDSTKPDDSSLDLEPVGRIKKSKKRRVLFSKAQTLELERRFRQQRYLSGPEREQLARLLSLTPTQVKIWFQNHRYKMKRGRAEGALPPDADIPQPPLLRRVVVPILVRDGKPFHTCFIEADKASCLTSPAQPHPQAVPFPLAFPPLQHPSPGSLSSRYQQHFPAAAASRFAWRNFWSDLVPFAPLK, encoded by the exons ATGACTGGTGCGCCGAGCAGGTTCAGTTTTTCCGTCAGGAGCATCCTGGACCTGCCTGAGCAGGATGCGGAGGCTGCGCCGCGGTCCTCCTCGGTTtactcctcctgctcctccagctcgCCCTACACCTGCTGGGTGGAGTGTGATCGGAGCCCCTGCATGT CTTCTGATGAGGGCAGTTTCGAACCGTCCCCCGACTCGACCAAGCCGGATGACTCGTCCCTGGACTTGGAGCCGGTTGGGAGGATCAAGAAGAGCAAGAAGCGCCGCGTCCTGTTCTCCAAAGCCCAGACCCTGGAGCTGGAGAGGCGCTTCCGCCAGCAGCGCTACCTGTCCGGGCCGGAGAGGGAGCAGCTGGCCCGGCTCCTCAGCCTCACTCCGACCCAGGTGAagatctggttccagaaccaccGCTACAAGATGAAGAGAGGCCGGGCGGAAGGCGCGCTGCCGCCGGACGCGGACATTCCGCAGCCTCCGCTGCTGCGCAGGGTGGTCGTTCCGATTCTGGTCCGGGACGGGAAACCCTTCCACACCTGCTTCATTGAGGCGGACAAAGCCAGCTGCCTGACCTCTCCCGCGCAGCCTCATCCTCAGGCCGTCCCGTTCCCTTTAGCCTTCCCTCCTCTCCAGCATCCCTCCCCCGGATCGCTTTCGTCCCGGTACCAGCAGCACTTTCCAGCCGCGGCGGCCTCCAGATTCGCCTGGAGGAACTTTTGGAGCGACTTGGTCCCTTTTGCCCCTCTCAAATGA
- the pax9 gene encoding paired box protein Pax-9 isoform X1: MEPAFGEVNQLGGVFVNGRPLPNAIRLRIVELAQLGIRPCDISRQLRVSHGCVSKILARYNETGSILPGAIGGSKPRVTTPTVVKHIRTYKQRDPGIFAWEIRDRLLADGVCDKFNLPSVSSISRILRNKIGNLAQQSQYESGKQAPHPPPQPSLPYNHLYSYPASKVPNPPGMPTLPGHMAMHRIWPSSHSVTDILGIRSITEQQISDSPSFSSAKLEEWSAINRSNFPPASSSLVNGVDKAHLEPHEAKFTQTPSGLPTANSYVTAPSIPPYHPPTQVSPYMGYSATTSAYVTGPTWQPASGSALSPHSCDLAGSLAFKNIAASRDAIHPVAASVL; this comes from the exons ATGG AACCTGCCTTCGGTGAGGTGAACCAGCTCGGCGGTGTCTTCGTGAACGGCCGGCCTCTCCCGAACGCCATCCGCCTCCGCATCGTGGAGCTGGCGCAGCTCGGGATCCGACCGTGCGACATCAGCCGCCAGCTCCGCGTCTCCCACGGCTGCGTGAGCAAGATCCTGGCCCGCTACAACGAGACCGGCTCCATCCTGCCGGGGGCCATCGGGGGCAGCAAGCCGCGGGTCACCACGCCCACCGTCGTCAAGCACATTCGGACTTACAAGCAACGGGACCCGGGGATTTTCGCCTGGGAGATCCGGGACAGGCTGCTAGCGGACGGCGTGTGCGACAAGTTCAACCTGCCCTCCGTGAGCTCCATCAGCCGGATCCTGCGGAACAAGATCGGGAATCTGGCGCAGCAGAGTCAGTACGAGTCCGGCAAGCAGGCGCCTCACCCGCCGCCTCAGCCGTCGTTACCTTACAACCACTTGTACTCCTACCCGGCGTCTAAAGTGCCCAATCCCCCCGGCATGCCCACCCTTCCCGGACACATGGCTATGCACAGGATATGGCCCTCCTCGCATTCGGTCACAGATATTCTGGGGATTCGATCGATCACAGAGCAACAAA TTAGTGACAGTCCATCCTTTTCCAGCGCCAAACTAGAAGAATGGAGCGCTATAAACAGGAGTAATTTCCCACCAGCAAGCTCGTCTCTAGTCAATGGCGTGGATAAGGCGCATTTAGAACCCCACGAAGCAAAATTCACACAG ACGCCGAGTGGATTGCCCACAGCGAACAGCTATGTCACAGCGCCCAGCATCCCTCCCTACCACCCTCCCACCCAAGTGTCACCCTACATGGGGTACAGCGCCACCACGTCGGCCTATGTGACCGGACCCACATGGCAGCCGGCCAGTGGCAGTGCTCTATCTCCCCACAGCTGTGACCTCGCCGGCTCTCTGGCCTTCAAGAACATAGCGGCGAGCCGCGACGCCATCCACCCGGTCGCCGCGTCGGTGCTTTGA
- the pax9 gene encoding paired box protein Pax-9 isoform X2: MEPAFGEVNQLGGVFVNGRPLPNAIRLRIVELAQLGIRPCDISRQLRVSHGCVSKILARYNETGSILPGAIGGSKPRVTTPTVVKHIRTYKQRDPGIFAWEIRDRLLADGVCDKFNLPSVSSISRILRNKIGNLAQQSQYESGKQAPHPPPQPSLPYNHLYSYPASKVPNPPGMPTLPGHMAMHRIWPSSHSVTDILGIRSITEQQNAEWIAHSEQLCHSAQHPSLPPSHPSVTLHGVQRHHVGLCDRTHMAAGQWQCSISPQL, translated from the exons ATGG AACCTGCCTTCGGTGAGGTGAACCAGCTCGGCGGTGTCTTCGTGAACGGCCGGCCTCTCCCGAACGCCATCCGCCTCCGCATCGTGGAGCTGGCGCAGCTCGGGATCCGACCGTGCGACATCAGCCGCCAGCTCCGCGTCTCCCACGGCTGCGTGAGCAAGATCCTGGCCCGCTACAACGAGACCGGCTCCATCCTGCCGGGGGCCATCGGGGGCAGCAAGCCGCGGGTCACCACGCCCACCGTCGTCAAGCACATTCGGACTTACAAGCAACGGGACCCGGGGATTTTCGCCTGGGAGATCCGGGACAGGCTGCTAGCGGACGGCGTGTGCGACAAGTTCAACCTGCCCTCCGTGAGCTCCATCAGCCGGATCCTGCGGAACAAGATCGGGAATCTGGCGCAGCAGAGTCAGTACGAGTCCGGCAAGCAGGCGCCTCACCCGCCGCCTCAGCCGTCGTTACCTTACAACCACTTGTACTCCTACCCGGCGTCTAAAGTGCCCAATCCCCCCGGCATGCCCACCCTTCCCGGACACATGGCTATGCACAGGATATGGCCCTCCTCGCATTCGGTCACAGATATTCTGGGGATTCGATCGATCACAGAGCAACAAA ACGCCGAGTGGATTGCCCACAGCGAACAGCTATGTCACAGCGCCCAGCATCCCTCCCTACCACCCTCCCACCCAAGTGTCACCCTACATGGGGTACAGCGCCACCACGTCGGCCTATGTGACCGGACCCACATGGCAGCCGGCCAGTGGCAGTGCTCTATCTCCCCACAGCTGTGA